The Edwardsiella tarda ATCC 15947 = NBRC 105688 region TCCGCTGGCAGGCCGCCATCGCCCTGGGGGTAGGTCTGCCACTGATGGCCTGGGGGCTGTTCGGCGGCTCGATGACGCTGACCGAGCAGAGTCGCACGCCTTGGCTGATCGTCGGCCTGGTGACGCTGGCGGTGATGATCGGCGCGGGCGGCCACTTCTACCGTAACGCGTGGCGTAGCCTGATGAATGGCAGCGCCACCATGGATACCTTAGTGGCGCTGGGCACCGGCGCCGCCTGGCTCTACTCCATCAGCGTCAACCTGTGGCCCGAGATCTTTCCGCCGGAGGCGCGCCACCTCTACTACGAGGCCAGCGCGATGATCATCGGTCTGATCAACCTGGGTCACGCCATGGAGGCGCGGGCGCGTCAGCGCTCCTCCAGCGCGCTGGAGCGCCTGCTGGATCTGACACCACCGACCGCACGCCTCGTCACCGATGAGGGCGAGAAGAGCGTGCCGCTGGCCGAGGTACAGCTGGGTATGACCCTGCGTCTGGTCACCGGCGATCGCGTGCCGGTCGACGGGGAGATCCTCTCCGGCGAGATATGGCTTGACGAGGCCATGTTGACCGGCGAACCGATCGCCCAACAGAAAGGCCCCGGCGATCGGGTGCATGCCGGTACCGTGGTCACCGACGGCAGCGTATTGTTCCGCGCCGCCGCCATCGGGAGCCAAACGACCCTGGCGCGCATCATTAAGCTGGTGCGGCAAGCGCAGAGCAGTAAACCGGCCATCGGCCAGTTGGCGGATCGCATCTCGGCGGTATTCGTACCGACGGTGGTCGCCATCGCCGTGTTCAGCGGACTGATCTGGTACTTCTTCGGTCCGGCGCCGCAACTGATTTACACCCTGGTGGTGGCGACGACGGTATTGATCATCGCCTGTCCATGCGCCCTGGGCCTGGCGACGCCGATGTCGATTATCTCTGGGGTTGGCCGCGCCGCCGAACTGGGAGTATTGGTGCGAGATGCCGACGCGCTGCAACACGCCAGCGAACTGGACACCCTGGTGTTCGATAAGACCGGGACGCTGACGGAAGGGATGCCAAAGGTGGTCGCCATCGAGACCTTATTGGGGCACAGCGAGGCGCAGGTACTGCGTTGGGCCGCCGCGTTAGAGAGCGGCTCGAACCACCCCTTGGCGCGTGCGATCACCGAACGCGCCGCCGGAGAAACGCTACCGGAAGTCAGTCAGTTCCGTACCCTGCGCGGACTGGGTGTCAGTGGCGAGGCTGAGGGACATACCCTGCTGCTGGGCAACGCCGCGCTGATGCAAGAGCAGGGCATCGACATCACCGCCTTGGAGCGCCTGCTGGAGCAGCAGGCGGGGCAAGGTGCGACGCCGGTCCTCTTGGCCGTCGACGGCCAGGCCACCGCCCTACTCGCCATCCGCGACCCGCTGCGGAGCGACAGCGTCGCCGCCCTGCAACGCCTGCACGGCATGGGCTATCGCCTGGTGATGTTGACGGGGGATAACCCGATCACCGCCCAGGCCATCGCCCGCGAGGCGGGGATCGACCAGGTGATCGCCGGCGTACTGCCAGAAGGTAAGGCCGAGGCGATCAAGACGCTACAACGCGACGGCCATAAGGTGGCGATGATCGGCGATGGCATCAACGACGCGCCGGCGCTGGCTCAGGCTGACGTTGGGATCGCCATGGGCGGCGGGAGTGATATCGCCATCGAAACGGCGGCCATCACCCTGATGCGTCATAGTCTGTCTGGCGTGGCCGATGCGGTGGCGCTGTCACGGGCGACGCTGCGCAACATGAAGCAGAACCTGCTGGGGGCGTTCGTCTACAATACCCTCGGTATTCCGATCGCCGCGGGGGTACTCTACCCGCTGACCGGTACCCTGCTCAGCCCGGTGGTGGCCGGAGCCGCCATGGCGCTCTCCTCCATTACCGTCGTGAGCAACGCCAACCGTCTGCTGCGCTTCACCCCGAAAGGGTAAGCATGCCGACATGCCGCACGAAGATAAAAAGCACCGGAATCCGGTGCTTTTTTTCCTTCATCAGGTAGCATGAAATAATTAGCATAGCCTGTAACGCTGCCCGCTCCATGTGGCAGCTCCTTGCCGGAGGCACCATGTTCCACCGACTACGGCGTCTGGCGGTCCGTTTCGGGCTGCTGTCTGCCCCACGCTACCCCTATCCGGCCTGTGATGTCACCTTGCCCGGCGCTATTCGGCTGCATCTGGTCGCTAGCATTCACATGGGCAACGCGGCGATGTCACCGCTACCGGCCGCACTATTGCAGCGCGTCGCGCAGGCCCAGGCGCTGATCGTCGAGGCAGATATTACCCGCGCCGACAGCGCGATCACCAGCGAAGCGCAATCCCTCTCGTTGGCGCAACGCCTCGATGCGGCACGCTATGACGCGCTACTGCGCCGCTGTCGAGAGACCGGGCTGGATGCGAGTCAGCTGGATCGCTTTCCCCTATGGCGCTGTGCGCTACTGCTCCAGGCGCAACAGGCGCAACAGCTAGGATTAAACGGTGAGTTCGGTATCGATTACCAACTGCTGCTCGAGGCACAACGCGCCCCCCGCCCGATCATCGAACTGGAAGGGGCACAGAGCCAATTAGCAATGCTGCATCGCTTACCGCATCAAGGACGCGATCTGCTGGATGACACCCTGACCCACTGGCAGAACAACGCGCGTCTACTGCAAACCCTGATCGGCTGGTGGCTAACGCCGCCCCCGGCGCTGCAAACGCCGCTGCTGATGACCTTCTGCCCAGATCTGGCCGATGTCTTGATGGCTCAGCGTAACCGCGCTTGGTGTCAACAGCTACGCACCCTCCCCCCCGGCGACTATGTGGTAGCCGTCGGCGCCCTGCATCTCTTCGGCCCGCAAGGGTTACCCGAGTTGCTGGCCGCCGACGAGGGCGCGAGATAAGACGTCACCTACGCCCCCCAACCGGCAGCAAAGCTTGTGCCGAGCGGCTTATCGCCCGCACCGGCGACATGACGAGCGACATTCAGACGCTGAGCCGATCTAACCGCCAAGTGTCGAACAAATAGCCATCGACGTCGATCGCATCGACATCGGAGAAAACTCCGGGACGCGGCTTGACGTTTTCCCGCGGTTGCCACATGGCTAACTTGATGGCCAGCGCGTCTTTCTTAACCGATACCGCCAAGATCTGGCGGTGCTCGGCCAGCCAGGCCACAACACGGTGCCGTGTCCTAATCTTTCTCTCCATCATTGGTCAACCAATAACAACTAATTTGGTTTAACCATTCATAGTCAGGTTGCTATAAAGAATTTATATACTCTCGTGCGTTGAATAATAAATAGCGCCAAGACAGAAAAAACAAGTTAACCCTAAACTAAAACAGAAAGATTAATCAATTTAATATTTAATTGAATTATGCACATAGCGAAGTAACGTCCTATTTCGTGAAATAGGGGAGCGATGATGAAGTTTCATGATAAGTGCATAAATTGGTGTGACAAGCATCGCTTTATTGGTCAACCAAATAACGTTAGCATAGCCACCAATTTAAAAGCAGGTAAATTAAAGGCAGGGATTTAATGCACATATTAAATATATTATGGGTCGTCTTCGGCATTGGTTTAATGCTGGTGCTCAACCTCAAATTCCGCATCAACTCCATGGTCGCGTTGTTGCTCGCCGCGCTGTCCGTCGGGATGTTGGCCGGTATGGATCTCATGGCGTTGTTGCATACCATGAAGTCCGGCTTCGGCAGCACGCTGGGCGAATTGGCGATCATCGTCGTCTTCGGTGCCGTCATCGGTAAGCTGATGGTCGATTCCGGTGCAGCCCACCAGATCGCCCATACGCTGCTGGCGCGCCTCGGGCTACGCTACGTACAACTGTCGGTGATCATCATCGGCCTGATCTTTGGCTTGGCGATGTTCTATGAGGTGGCCTTTATCATGCTGGCGCCGCTGGTGATCGTGATCGCGGCGGAGGCGAAGATCCCCTTTCTGAAACTCGCGATCCCGGCCGTCGCGGCGGCCACGACGGCGCACTCGTTGTTTCCGCCGCAACCCGGTCCAGTGGCGCTGGTTAACGCCTATGGCGCGGACATGGGTATGGTCTATCTGTATGGTATTCTGGTCACCATCCCCAGCGTGATCTGCGCCGGGATCATCCTGCCGAAATTCCTCGGCAACCTGGAGCGGCCAACACCGGAGTTTCTCAAGGCCGACGTCCCCGTTGACCGCACGAACCTGCCCTCCTTCGGCGTCTCGATCCTGGTACCGCTGATCCCGGCGATCATCATGATCTCCACCACCATCGCCAATGTGTGGTTGGTGAAAGGAACCCGCCTCTGGGAGATCGTGAACTTCCTCGGCTCCTCACCCATCGCCATGCTGATCGCCATGCTGGTAGCCTTTGTCCTGTTCGGCACCGCGCGCGGACACGACATGCAATGGGTGATGAATGCTTTTGAGAATGCGGTGAAGAGCATCGCGATGGTGATCTTGATCATCGGTGCGGGCGGCGTGCTAAAACAGACCATCATCGATACCGGCATCGGCGATACCATC contains the following coding sequences:
- the copA gene encoding copper-exporting P-type ATPase CopA, encoding MSQTQLFALQGLSCMNCAKKVKNALEARPDVEQAIVATPRYAKVSGSADAAAIIATVEQAGYQATLATQPTQRLALSELSCGHCVASVTKALEAVAGVDAVMVTLTQADVYGQADSKALVAAVQQAGYQAQLMEEGSHPKSEPLPRTDTVMPETSAAAPQSTPATSVVAAPQASGDDDDSVQLLLEGMSCASCVLKVQNALQAVPGVEHARVNLAERSALVSGHSSPQALVEAVQKAGYGAEVIQDESVRRARQHESAQKAVRAFRWQAAIALGVGLPLMAWGLFGGSMTLTEQSRTPWLIVGLVTLAVMIGAGGHFYRNAWRSLMNGSATMDTLVALGTGAAWLYSISVNLWPEIFPPEARHLYYEASAMIIGLINLGHAMEARARQRSSSALERLLDLTPPTARLVTDEGEKSVPLAEVQLGMTLRLVTGDRVPVDGEILSGEIWLDEAMLTGEPIAQQKGPGDRVHAGTVVTDGSVLFRAAAIGSQTTLARIIKLVRQAQSSKPAIGQLADRISAVFVPTVVAIAVFSGLIWYFFGPAPQLIYTLVVATTVLIIACPCALGLATPMSIISGVGRAAELGVLVRDADALQHASELDTLVFDKTGTLTEGMPKVVAIETLLGHSEAQVLRWAAALESGSNHPLARAITERAAGETLPEVSQFRTLRGLGVSGEAEGHTLLLGNAALMQEQGIDITALERLLEQQAGQGATPVLLAVDGQATALLAIRDPLRSDSVAALQRLHGMGYRLVMLTGDNPITAQAIAREAGIDQVIAGVLPEGKAEAIKTLQRDGHKVAMIGDGINDAPALAQADVGIAMGGGSDIAIETAAITLMRHSLSGVADAVALSRATLRNMKQNLLGAFVYNTLGIPIAAGVLYPLTGTLLSPVVAGAAMALSSITVVSNANRLLRFTPKG
- a CDS encoding TraB/GumN family protein; amino-acid sequence: MFHRLRRLAVRFGLLSAPRYPYPACDVTLPGAIRLHLVASIHMGNAAMSPLPAALLQRVAQAQALIVEADITRADSAITSEAQSLSLAQRLDAARYDALLRRCRETGLDASQLDRFPLWRCALLLQAQQAQQLGLNGEFGIDYQLLLEAQRAPRPIIELEGAQSQLAMLHRLPHQGRDLLDDTLTHWQNNARLLQTLIGWWLTPPPALQTPLLMTFCPDLADVLMAQRNRAWCQQLRTLPPGDYVVAVGALHLFGPQGLPELLAADEGAR
- the gntP gene encoding gluconate permease GntP, producing MHILNILWVVFGIGLMLVLNLKFRINSMVALLLAALSVGMLAGMDLMALLHTMKSGFGSTLGELAIIVVFGAVIGKLMVDSGAAHQIAHTLLARLGLRYVQLSVIIIGLIFGLAMFYEVAFIMLAPLVIVIAAEAKIPFLKLAIPAVAAATTAHSLFPPQPGPVALVNAYGADMGMVYLYGILVTIPSVICAGIILPKFLGNLERPTPEFLKADVPVDRTNLPSFGVSILVPLIPAIIMISTTIANVWLVKGTRLWEIVNFLGSSPIAMLIAMLVAFVLFGTARGHDMQWVMNAFENAVKSIAMVILIIGAGGVLKQTIIDTGIGDTIGMLMSHGNVSPYIMAWLITVLIRLATGQGVVSAMTAAGIISAAILDPATGQLVDVNPALLVLATAAGSNTLTHINDASFWLFKGYFDLSVKDTLKTWGLLELVNSVVGLIIVLIISLVA